The Lathyrus oleraceus cultivar Zhongwan6 chromosome 5, CAAS_Psat_ZW6_1.0, whole genome shotgun sequence genome includes the window GAATTATTCTAATTACTTCTTACACGGCAGCAAATAAAAAGTGCTCAATAATTTCCTTAAAAGCACTTCAAAAACTGAAAAAATACTCCTTTCAAGTGATTTTGTCTTTAAAGAGAACAAGGGTGAATTCACCTAAGAATGTTAACGGATAAAGAAAGCATATTGAATATAGATTAAGAGTGGATATGGCTTTTTTACTGACTTCAAAACAGCCTAGTATTTCAAAAATATTGTGGTGCTTCCTGAATGTCTGTCAAAAGCATCAAAACTCTCTAGAAGCTACTATGTGCTTTAAGTCATACAAAACCAAAAATATATTGATATCtataaaaattacaatgaaatAGGTATTTTAGGTTAGTACAAACCCCAAAATAACCATCATTCAAATAGTAGCATTTGACACCACCACCCAAATGAACTTAGTATATCAAATAAAGAAATACAAGTAAAGCCTTAAACATGGAGGAAATTTCAAACTAACCTTCATTTCACCATTTGGTTTAAAAGAGTTCAATCTTAAGGCCTTAGAGAACTGTGAAGAAATCTGTTGTAAGCTTTGTTGGGAAGCAATAAGTTGATCTTTATCAACAGACTGAATGAACATAAAAATTCAATAATTCATCACTGTTATACACAAATATTGAGAGAAGTAATTTGAAGTAAGAAAAAGAATCATTAGTCATAAAACCTGTGTCTCCCCAGTGGATGATGAAACCACAGTTTGTGCTTCCTCGCCTTGGTGGACATGAGCATTTAAGTAGTCTCTAGGAAGAGTTTGCCCATTAACAGACATTTCATAATTAAAATTAGCATCCGATCTGATCAAATTTTGATCAGCTTGGGATGATGTAGGATTGTCCTGTATGGAGGATACCTGCAAACCCTCTGAAACAGCCTGAAGAAACAAGTGTAGATTATAAATCAccaaaaaattgaaaaaaaaataatacAAGAACTTATTTATATATAACAGTAGATACCTGTTGATTTTGCCACTGTTGCAGAGGTGACATTGTGGGCATTGGGTGAAAATGTCCAACATGAGACTGAGGGACATGTGATGCAACAGAATTGGGCACTCCTTGTTGATGCATAACATATGGATGCAATGCAGCAACTTGACCAGGTGGGAGGTATGAGTGGGGGACAATCAAAGGTGATGGAGCAATGGCGACGCCGTGAACATGATCACTCTAGAAATAACCACAAAGGTATTGTAAATGGGTGAGAAATGTCATTTACCAATACAGTGATAAAACATCGCATCTTACATCAGAGTGAAAGGCATAGATTACAATATATCGCATTTTACATTTAAGTGAAAACATCGATTACAACAAAGTACAAGGGCATGGAGCAAAGCCAAAAGGTATAACCATCTAATAATATGCGGACAGTGTTTAATGTTTGATGCActtcataaaaaaatattaatagGGCTGATGCTGATATTTGCATCCGCATAAGTTTAAATATATATTAACATTCATATCCGTACTAAAAAACAGGTAAGATACCACAACTTCCAAGCATTGAGCACATGCAACTTTCAGTACTATCAGTTTCATTCTCAAAAATTACTATCTGCCAGCCAAAAGATTCAATATTCCTGTTGAGCTTTGTTTGATATCTATAACAATCTTCAAATCAAACCATTACATATTGGGCATTTCATTTTCTGTTGTTTGCTTTGAAAACGTAACAATTTTACTTTATATCTTCTTGGGTGGGCACAGAATTTTCAATTCATCAAATCAAGAGCGCAACCACTTAAGCTACTTAAGAATCAGGTATCACTGTAACAGGGAAAAGTGAGAGTAGAGTGAAAGCCATTTATGGAAATAAACATGTATAGTATATCGAAATATGAATTGTTTAAATCTTAACTTTCAATTAATGGCATTAGCATCTCACTTTTTTCTAAAGTTACTAATTTTAGGAGTAGAATCCCTTAAATTTGATACAAGAGAACACTTACAAACTACTCTATACCAGAGTTATTAATCTCGGATAGCAGAGCAGAGCGGCCGACCCGAAAAGTGGGATGGCAGGATAGCGGAAAGCCGgataattttttatgaataatcTACCTATATATTTCGTAAACTAAACAAATAACACAACAACCGTAAAAGATTTATAAAATCAAATATCAAAGTACAATGCTTCAAACTATTCCTCCAATTCAAAATCAAACATATTAGGAGGAGGAGTGCCGGAGGGTGTCTGGAGGAAGAGCGCCGGAGTTTTGAAGACGAGGACAAGCGGCCTTTAGGGTTGATGAAGAAGCAGAGCAGAGAGATGCCGAAGCAGAGACAACAGAAAATCAATCCCAAATGTAATCGAAAGCTATTTTGACCCTTTCAAAATTAAGGGTAAAATCGCAAATGCACAGATATAAAAGTAATAAAACAGTCAAACCGCTCCACAGGGGTAGCACCCTGCGGCCTGCTCCATGAGATCCCATCTATCGCGCCCGCAATCGCAAGCTGCGGTCTGCAAGGTGGCCGCTCTGGCCAAAACTCCCGGGATAGCGCCGATAGAGGCTGCTATTAATAACTCTGCTCTATACGTGATGAAATTGAATGTATATACACGTGTATATACATTCAATTGTTTAGATGTGAGCTTTCAATTAATGGCGTTAGCATCTAACTTTTTCTAGAGTTCCTAATTTTAGAAGAGCAGATTCCCTTAAATTAGATATATGAGAACATTTACACACTACTCTAGTGCTTTGATATGTGATGAAAACCCACATTACGCTTTTCATAACAGACATTCATAAGCTACATTGTTATGATTTTCTTAAATgatattttaaaaaattgtttgATGTTTAAAATGCATGATAAGACATGTTAAACAAAGTAATACGATTAGTTGTTTATCTATCATTCATTAACTGAAGAACCCACCTGAACTGACTGATTGCCTGAAGTTGAAAATGAGGGACCATTATCTGAGTTCTCATTTGTAAGGAGACCAGTATTTCCACCTGAAGCAGTGCCTCCATTCAAGTCAAATTGGTTTCCATTTTCTTGCCCATACTGAGCTACATTACTTTTCGAACTTATTTGGGAGATTCGGGAGTCATCATTGTAAGTTCCGGTCCTCTCTCTTGCATCTGCTAGCTCAAGCTGTAACTGCTGAATAGTATGCAAATGGAGTCTCTCCATCTCTGCAAACTATCACCACCAAAATCAAGTATAAAGTCAAGCAGTATCTACCATAATTTTATGTAAATAACCAAAATTAACATAACATACTTTAAAGAACCAAAACATGCCTATAAAGCATACAACAATTCAAGTTCTTTGAAAATAATTCAAAGAATCAACAAAACTAAATCACAACTATAAATTAAATGGGGAATATCTATTTCATAACAGTGCAAACCGAGACAGATACAAAAGGACATCAAAAAATAGAGGGAGTTAAAAAAGGAAACTTTATCCTTGTAGCATAAAAGAAATGTAGATCATCAACCTGTCTCTGGAAACCCATCCATAGCTGATTATATTGTTCATTGCGGTCACGCAATTCTGCCTGTAATGACTGGTTTGTTGTTGACTGGAAAACATCCATCTCGCGGACACGGGCTATCCATGCTTGGGCCTCTCGAACCTGTTCCTCTTTAAACATAATTGTCTCCTGGGCAACCCTATTCTGAAACGAAGAAACATCAGCAGAGTACATAAGCGAATAAACCAAAATAAATTCTTGTGATAGGATACATAGAATTAAGGAGACTTAGTTAGGGATGTTGGTCAGTTAGTTATTGACTTTGTTAGAGAGTATCTGTATAAACAGGAGAATAAAAAGGATAGAGATCATCATTTCAATTCTCTTCTGTGTTCAATTATTTGGCACCTAACATTACGGAAATAAATTATATACACAAATATAAATATAAGCGGCCTACTTGTTCCTGCAACTCAATAAGTTGTCTATCTTTTTCTTGAATATGTTCTTGCAGATCATGTATTTGTTGTATATGTTGAGCTCTTTCAGCTTCTGAATGATCGCGCTCCCTTCTGCAAAAAGGATTTGCCCAATGAAGCAAGTAGCATTGTATAAAAGCAAAGTTAAAGCATCAAATAAATAAATTTGGATAAAAGAAAAACCTGAAAGATGCCAATTCTTTGTTTTGCTCACGGAGAAGGTCTTGTTTGGCCCATGCCTAATGGAATAATTGAAGAGATTAGCATTCAATCAAAAAATTTGAATAAGATCCAGAAAACTAAAATAATAGAAGTAAGAAGCATTCAACAAACCGCTTCATTATCTAATTTAATATTATGCAGCTCCCTGTCTTTCTCTTCCATTTTCCTTTCCAGTTCATGAATTGCACGTTCCCTTTCACAAAGTTGCTCCTGAAAGGCCCGATAAACAGCTTTAAAAGTTACCAACAATTCTTAACCAGTGGGAGCACCAAACATTAAGCTTAATCAAAACACAGTTACATCTGCTACACCAAACTATTATGCATCTAAAATTGTCATAATCCCCAGGGTGTTATATAAGTATACAACTAAGCATCTGAAAGTGTAGTCATCTGGTAACACCTGAGGAAACTCATTTTTAGAAGTCCGCGACGATAGATTAGCCCAGTCTTGAGTATCTATATAGACAAATGCTTGAATACACACCTGAAACTTGTTGGCATTGTTGGCATGCTCCTTGAGTTGAGCATCAAAGGTGCTTCGCATTTCCATCATCTCAGTTCTGGCAATGATTTGAGCTTTTAGTTCAACCTCCATCTGCAGTATTTCATGCCTTTGTCTAACAACAGAATGGATCTGTTGCTGTAAAATATCACTGTCTAATGTTCCATCCATTGTCATTGAACAAAAGTCAACATCAACGGGCTCTCTTCCTTGCTGCACCTTGAAAAACAGTAAGAGATTATCTTCAGGATATAAATTCCTTAACTAAAAAATATCTTCTTGCACCATCGCCTTACCTCATATATGGTTCTCTCGTCTGATTGCCCTAGTTTTGGGTTTTCTAACTCCTGCACCTCAAAAGATGTTTGTTATCAGCTAAACAAATAACATTTAACAGCATTAAAATTAACCTCCCTTAAACACTTCCAATAACACGGTAGTAAACTATAAAATATTCAGTACTTAAAATACTAACAATCTTAATTCCACTATTAACTCCGCAAATGAAACCATAAATAAGTTCAAAACCTATGAGGTGGTAACCTTAAACTTCACCAACAAGAGTTTGAAATTGAAGTACGTTCAACTTAATATTGGCAATCAGACTACATTCAACTTAATATTGGCAATCAGACTACATTCAACTTAATATTGTTCAAACGGCCAGGATAGTGTGGTCTAAAAAATTCATACTGCCTATGAAAACCCCTTTTGCTTTGATCATGGTTGATAGAAGCATCTCTAATCACTTGAATTTAGATACAAATACCAATTTCAGTTACATCTTGGGTTCATTCATCCAAAGATGAAACACAGCTGAACCCGGCAGGAATTAAAGTCACCAAAAGTATAATCTGAGCCCCGCAGCTAGAGAATCACAATATCCACCTAGGCACACAACGAGTTTTCCAGAAGCTGAAGTATCCAAACAGTATGAAAACTCAATAACCCCCAAGGCTTAAAAACATTGCTCGGATCAAACACCACTAAACTCCTAATCCTAAATAAACGATAAACCCTAATCCCAAATCAATGTCTAAAAAAACACCCAGAAAACCTAAGAACTAAAGCATCTAAATTTGAAAAAGGCGCGATTCTCTGACACTCCAAACAACACTAAAAAACAATGTGAAGTGTTTCCGCGTCAAATCCGTACCTCGCCTTCAGGGTTTCTCGCGGAATGATGATGTTCAGCAACAGCGCGCCATTCTTTCCGAGGCGGAGTCTGCAACTGAAGAGATACGCCGCGAGCAGCGGCTGCGGCGGCCGTGGCCTCCATTGAGAACGAACAGTCGACGGTGCCCTCACGTCGGAAGGCAGTAGGTGAAGAAAACAACGAGTAGGTAAAAggaaaaaataaatagaaaacAAGAAATCCCTAACCCTAGAAATTGAAAGATAGAAAAAAAAAGGGTCTAAATTAAGAAAACGATGCGATTAGGGGAATGAGTGAGGAATTAAGAGGGTGTAGAGTGAGGGAAATGGATTGTGAAAAAAGGGTTTTTGAGAGATGAAGAGTGTGTTGAGGGTGATGAGAAACCGGACCCGAGAAAGATGATTGGCTATGGCGAATTTCGACCGGCACGGTGTGAACAACGTTATATAGGGCATTTTCACTCCATACTTACATTACATGTCGTATTATCGACTCACGCTTCCTATTAGCGCGTGTATCATaccttcttttctttcttttttttctttggGCCTTTCTTTAATCTTGTAATGCCAATTGTATGAGTTCATTTGATGTACTTTCTGCACCTGTGGTATATTTCTAATTCTAATTTAGGTTTTGTATTTTTTCTTTAGCCCATCAAAATATGTTACTTTTGTTTTCGAAGTTTTTCGTTGAGAGGGTAAgaattaaattaatatttttatttcatAAAAAGTGTTTCATTTGTATTTTTTTGTCTTAAAATAATTGTTCATTTACATTATCAATgttatatttattattatttttctacTATTATAACTCTACTcattaacttttattttattcaatTATTTTATTAACTATATTTAATAAGGATATTCTAGTAAATGATATTAACTTTTTCACTAAAACCAACACATCTGATAATTTTTTTAAGAACTGCACATTGCTTAAATAGGATATTTTTTATGAGACTAATAGAGTAGTAAATTTACGAATAATACTAATAACTTATAAACAAAAATTAATTGATGGAGTATAAGGATACTCAATCTATAACTTAAAAATGAAAAAGCATGTTACCTAATACAATTGATAAAGGGATTCTCTAACTAATCTTTCTTATCACAAATGAAAGTACCCTCAAATCTAGTATCTGCCTATTTTTAAGAGATGCATTTAGCTAAAGAAACTACGTCAATAACGTCGCAGAACCCTCCATTAAATAGTATATCATTTCTAAAAAGTCAAATTGCTTTAACCGTAGCAAATCAAAATAAGAACCTAAAGACTTTAATGATATTATTGTTCATCATCAATTCAAAATTCTTTGATAATACTAGGAGTAGTATAGAGGCATTCGAGCCCTACCCAATCCAACACCTTAATCCAAATTAACTTGAATTTTGGACACATCAAAAATAAATGAACATGAGATTCATTATTATCAAGACAGAGAGGACAAAACGTATTATGAGGAATAGAGATGATATATCGCTTCAATAGTTCGTAGTTCGTCTTTTGTTTGTAGACGGTTGAGGAAAAAACGCCACAAAAAAATTTAATttgttgtgtgtgtgtgtgttttttttaCAAACTAGTTAGGTTAATTATTGGAtatttgaatatttaaacattaATAAAAGATAATTAAAATTGTTTAAAATTATTTTACAACATGCAAGCAATGAATTAGTCcattaaaaataattaattatttattgTCTAGCCATTTTTATCTTCACTTAATTGATAAGTATTGTactaaaataatttattaatgtgcaaatttatttaaaaataaaatatagtCACTTTCTATTTATTAAATTTTGCAAATTGTGGTTCAACTAGTAAATCCTGATATGTTAGGTGGAATACCATGTTTCGGATTCAAACCAAAATCGCATTGTTGTGTCTATGAGTTTTTAGTAGTTATTATCACTTCATCTATACACCAACGAAAAAATATGAGTTCGACGATATTTTTGAAATTTCAGAAATCATAATGTATCATGTATTTAATGTGTGTGTTATCAATATCTTTTGTATCATGCGTAATTATCTTTTTATCGACAACTTGTAATATCATTTTGTTTTCATGTAAATATTCGTGAAACATAACTTTTTGTTCttatatttataaatttttgtgGGGGAGCCATTCTACTACAATAACTCCTCGCTTTTCTCTCTCTACATGACAACCATCCAATATTATTCTTTGAACAAGTAATAACCGTATCCTATTTATGGTCTTCTATCTCAATACTCAAATGATGGACTAATAAGCTTGGATGAACCACAATCAATCTAAAGACAAACGTTATAAGGGTCCATAATCCCTAAGTGTTAAGCTTGTGAAGATTAAATGTTTGAAGTGACACGCTGAGATGAGTGAAAAGTCCTTGTAAGTGAGAATTCATTTATGTAAATTTTATTCTCGTGTAGGATTACCTTAATGGTTGATTGTGCTTGCCTATTTGTTTGAAGATGTTCCTCGGAGATGATTTTTTTAATACATGTACTGTTAGGATTTATAAGTTCCAAAATTTAGCATTTTATCATTGAAGTAGATACTTGTGGCGCCAAATATAAGTTTATTAGGCCACATATAGATTGCTTATTTAAATCATCATTAAAATTTGTTTAAATTACTTAAATGTTACTTAAATGCAATGTGACAATTTGGTCTCACACAAATAGCTTAAACAATCAAAATTACTTTTCCCAATTGAAGATGCGCTCGGTCGCCGCTTTATGCTTTACTTGTATTTTTTGTCCTTTTACAATATTTATCCTATAATAATGACTTGTGTGGTGTTCTTGTCATATGTCATATGTTAGTTAGTTGTTAACTTCTATTCAGATATATGAGAATTATGTATTTAAAATTGAGGTTTAGCTCCTTAAAATTGTCCCTATTAAAGTCATTGTGTTCTCTTGAATGATATTGGTTTTGGGGGCATAATTATGGAATTTTGATTGCATGAGCAATATATTTCTTGTATTGTTAGGAAAATCTAATTGTCCTTCAAGCTAGTAAGTCTTCAAATTTGGAAGCTTAAATTGTAATTTTTAAGAAATTTTATAAAATGAAATACTGGTTGTTTTTTCTTATGTGTGTGTAACTAAAGGTATTACATTTTTTACTATTTGTTATGGATTGACTATATACTCTGAGATCTGGCCCCATCTTTAGAGATTCGACCACTGCGAGGAAAAGACCCCCCAGATTGGTCTGAACAAAACAAGTATCATTTTCAGACCGACCACCTCCAAGTGTAACACCTGAATCCAATTTGAGGGCATACTAGAGCTTTTGGAATGTTCCCCCGACTATTCTACCTTCGATAATCTAAAAGCAATGGATCCATCCCTCTAACGCATCCAACGATCCTTCGCATCTCACATTGGTTAGTTAGCGAGTTAGTTACATAACTCCATTATATATGCAGATGGCGACATTTTAGGTAACAAGTTTTAAACACATTTTTTAATACTTTGTCTGATTCACATACTAACTTAAATGTTGGAGTGATAACCTTGCAGGCACACCTCTCTCCATTGCACCAGAAGCTTTCCTTCACCATAGCTTTTGTGACTTCATATATTTCTGGTTTTGGTACAGAACAGTTGCATCGTCTGTAGGAATGAGCAAACGAGCGTAAACAACAACCTTTTGGAAATGCTAAAGAAGATGGATTCAAATTTAGTTCCTCGCGTCTCGTTATTGATAGACATCGTTCGAAGTATTACCGCATTTAGCATTCTGTCACTAGTTGGTTGCTTTTTGTTGAGCATCATTTCATAATTTATGCAAAACAACCGATCAGAGTTAAGGTTCTTGGATTTGGGAAATATTGATGGAATCTCGAACTCTGATCTACCTTTGGTTATCGCAGTCATTATCAATCATGTGGTTGTAACAAGATTCTTAATACACAACAAAAGTTCTAGTAATATCCTTTACAAATAGGCATTGGGTCTGGTAGGTCTCGATCAATAGAACTTGTCTCCATTCAAGGGAGAATAAATGTTGGCTTATAATTATTCAATCACTTGTCATTGTGGTACGATAAACTTGACGATATCAATAGAGGAGGAACGAGGATGAGAACGATCACTCTTCCATTCTTGGTTATATTGTGAAAAAACAGCTTCAAAGGCATTATGTGAAGGTCATTCCTGGATAAGTTAGATGTCATAGCCTCTATGATGCATCTGAAGATAGCCTATCACGACGAAAAGGGATGATGATTACTATAAACGCATATCTACAAGAAGCCAAGAGGATCCATGGAAGAATCCACGAAGATATTCTAACCTCGGCATCGAGGAACTACAATTGACTCGACCTCAATGCATACGAGAGTGAAATTAGACCTACTCTTGATAGAGAATTCAAATTCATGCAATTGGGAGATAATTCGGCTAGGTCAGTCAAGATATGGTTCAGACTCTCCCCGTAGGTACGGGTCGGGCTAGTCAAATGCCTATAAGCTAATGTTAACCTTTTCACTATCTCCTATCATGAAATGCCCGGTATCAATCAATAAGTGACGTGCCATGGAATGGACCTAGATGTCGGGTCTAAGTATGTATCTCAACGACAAAGGAAACAATCTTCTAAAAAATAGGAAGCTACTGAGAAAATGGTAAGAGGCCTATTAAACGCCAAGTTCATTTCAGAGGTGAAGTATACTTAATGGATATCTAATGTGGTCTAGATTAAAAAAGCATCGGGCAAGTGGAGGATGTGCATCGATTACACCGATCTTAATCGCGCTTGTCCAAAAGATTCATATCCCTTACCGAATATCGGCAAACTCATTGATAATTCAGTTGGTTACCAATTACTATCTTTCATTGATGCATATTTTAGATACAATCAGATCCTAATGTACGTCCCTGACCGGGtgatgtcataccccaaaatttgcccacCCTTTTTGCTTTTCATCTAACATATCATTTAAAATTCATCTAGactcattcatgtgcatcattcacTCATGATTAACATTTTCTAACAAGCATCATAGATTCAAGGTTCATGGTTGATAAAATCAGGGATTTGGCTTGAAGATTATGGTTTTCCTCATCTTATGGGGATGAAACCTTGATTGCTTGGTTTTTGTCATTTGAGGACCTTTTGGTTTACTTTgacttggaaaccctaatttattGGTTTATGACGTTGGTATACTATTTTACTTGCTCGATTATTCACCTTCTTTTTGGCATCTGATCAAGCATGACCATGTCTTGATCCTTGGGTTTGTCACATATCTCGTTCTAAAGGTTTCCATTTGATTTTATGCCCCACTTCACTTATAGATCTATGTTTATTCAAAATCATTCATTTGATTCTTGATTCCATGTTTCTTAATGCGTTGATTCATTAGTACACTTATACATCCATTCATTTCTTTTGGCCATGGTCCATTTTCAATCAAGGTCATCCATTAATCCATTAGGGCATACATGCATTTATATGGTCCATTCATTTCTTTTGACTCAAGAGGATTCGAATTTAATTTTGGTCGAAAGTtcttatttcaaaattaaaacATTAATTCAAGAAATAAATTTGTCATTTAAAATTGTTTCTTCCATTACATTCATAAATTTCAATTTACATTGTCCATACAAACCATTACAGGGAAAATATGGATTTTATAAGGTTGACTTTTTAGTCAACCGTTGACtctttggtcaacagttgaccaaagtcaaccgAGAATTTCTAAAACCCTTTTCACCTCTTGATCCTTCCTCATTCATGATCTTCATGCCAAATATTGAGTCATGTGCAAGTTCATATAAATTTCTTCATGGCAAGGTTCTTTGTATGTCATCCTTGTTTCTCCCAAGCATAGTCGCGCACATACATGTTTCACGACATAATAAGGCATCAATAAACCACAGCATATCAAGCCAGCATGAAATAGGTGTTGGTGTAATCCAtataggccaatacttttggtacttgtatcaaattatttattaataataaaaggatttttctttattatgtttgtttaataaattccttggaatagctagtccgtttaatgtatcaagtgtgacttaatcatgagatcccattaaacataaggacactattcttaaagtatctgtagtcgagctttgttataaaatgggataacattaaaccattaagactattatgtatataaactgatgatcacgtctcatggatcatggataaggagttatcaagtcttaaacataggtatgaatattaagagtaatatttatattggattgacccgctatgagaatactgttgtcataccccaattttgaccctgaatcgctgattcaatacattcatcatagctattgcatgtctacatagcataccatgcatttCATACTGCATAGTGCCTAAAATATCAATCGAAAcaattttttcggatctacagaaAAACCGGTTGAATTAGTCAACGTATGTGCGTTAAATCAGTAAACGaaaatttttaaaatcaagcttctagacatcaattttattaatctaggtttcgcgtagtttaatctggtatgctcgatttatttttcagctaatttttcggccactttctgatcagctcaagcctgtttaaccggtcaaaatttatttcaaaattaaaagaaacacTGTATTTTTCTAATAAGTTTATTTTACCCTAATCATTTTTGTGCATTCATTTTATAATTTCAAACAATTTTTCGTCCGATTTTTATTCACTTTGGaatcattttatttttgtattttatcaatatgttcataaaaaaataaataggattagtcatatttttcatttcaattttattatgttgatttaatatttatttatttttatttttaaatttatttgtTTTGAATAGTTTAACCTTTTTTTTTAATTCACAAAAATTCACAAGGACATTTATGATATTTGCATTGCATCCAATTGCTACAACTCTATCTCATATTTCAATTTGAAATCCCGAAAAGAGAAAAGATAAGTTTATCAGTTGGTGAGAAAAGAAGAATCTTCCTTCTCCATGAAATATTTTGTCTAGTGACACACCATAGCCATGCTACACAACAAAACACTTTTATCTTCCTTCCTTATCATAAAATGGGGGACCACAATAGCTACCACCACAAAAAGAGGATCCTGAAAAATGAGGCTCTTCACTATCACCCTAAACGACACCAACCGTTGCACTTTACAACATTACATAGCGACACTACCTCTCAatctcatcatcatcatcatcattttcaATGTCTTCAAAAGATCCTATGTCTTAAGATAACTTGGAACAAACAAAAACTCTTCAACTTCTTCCATTTTTGTTACCTCCAGTTTCACATTCTTATAGTACCattttttcttctctttctttCTATCTACACTTCCACGttatctctctcttctctttttCATTATCATTAGAGAACCCCATTGAAACTAGAGTCTGCGCTTCGAGCATCACTCCCTATTCCTTGAAGCTTGTTTACCGACGCAGAACAAAACATGGCGGACAAGGCAGTCACCATCAGAACCAGGAAGTTCATGACTAACAGG containing:
- the LOC127081462 gene encoding uncharacterized protein LOC127081462 isoform X5, encoding MEATAAAAAARGVSLQLQTPPRKEWRAVAEHHHSARNPEGEVQQGREPVDVDFCSMTMDGTLDSDILQQQIHSVVRQRHEILQMEVELKAQIIARTEMMEMRSTFDAQLKEHANNANKFQEQLCERERAIHELERKMEEKDRELHNIKLDNEAAWAKQDLLREQNKELASFRRERDHSEAERAQHIQQIHDLQEHIQEKDRQLIELQEQNRVAQETIMFKEEQVREAQAWIARVREMDVFQSTTNQSLQAELRDRNEQYNQLWMGFQRQFAEMERLHLHTIQQLQLELADARERTGTYNDDSRISQISSKSNVAQYGQENGNQFDLNGGTASGGNTGLLTNENSDNGPSFSTSGNQSVQSDHVHGVAIAPSPLIVPHSYLPPGQVAALHPYVMHQQGVPNSVASHVPQSHVGHFHPMPTMSPLQQWQNQQAVSEGLQVSSIQDNPTSSQADQNLIRSDANFNYEMSVNGQTLPRDYLNAHVHQGEEAQTVVSSSTGETQSVDKDQLIASQQSLQQISSQFSKALRLNSFKPNGEMKNPATLSNDGPASQILLTEQGSSAANATSVGEIIQNNSDAVLSEALASAGQTTSTTIPKVPETALLDERSLLACIVRTIPAAGHIRISSTLPNRLGKMLAPLHWHDYKRKYGKLEDFVTSHPELFLIEGDFIQLREGAHKMVAATAAVAKVAAAAAASSPYSSYMPTVAVTPMAQSHRLKKSPSTDSKMIKTEKALLEYMGDDPSKLPVNQYQQSNGAHLSIAGGLSNVKILSKPKDSREMNGPENSVVQPSAQLTVGNGGSLDRPSMMSPQNSGPANGRPTAAVYPSRR
- the LOC127081462 gene encoding uncharacterized protein LOC127081462 isoform X3 yields the protein MEATAAAAAARGVSLQLQTPPRKEWRAVAEHHHSARNPEGEELENPKLGQSDERTIYEQGREPVDVDFCSMTMDGTLDSDILQQQIHSVVRQRHEILQMEVELKAQIIARTEMMEMRSTFDAQLKEHANNANKFQEQLCERERAIHELERKMEEKDRELHNIKLDNEAAWAKQDLLREQNKELASFRRERDHSEAERAQHIQQIHDLQEHIQEKDRQLIELQEQNRVAQETIMFKEEQVREAQAWIARVREMDVFQSTTNQSLQAELRDRNEQYNQLWMGFQRQFAEMERLHLHTIQQLQLELADARERTGTYNDDSRISQISSKSNVAQYGQENGNQFDLNGGTASGGNTGLLTNENSDNGPSFSTSGNQSVQSDHVHGVAIAPSPLIVPHSYLPPGQVAALHPYVMHQQGVPNSVASHVPQSHVGHFHPMPTMSPLQQWQNQQAVSEGLQVSSIQDNPTSSQADQNLIRSDANFNYEMSVNGQTLPRDYLNAHVHQGEEAQTVVSSSTGETQSVDKDQLIASQQSLQQISSQFSKALRLNSFKPNGEMKNPATLSNDGPASQILLTEQGSSAANATSVGEIIQNNSDAVLSEALASAGQTTSTTIPKVPETALLDERSLLACIVRTIPAAGHIRISSTLPNRLGKMLAPLHWHDYKRKYGKLEDFVTSHPELFLIEGDFIQLREGAHKMVAATAAVAKVAAAAAASSPYSSYMPTVAVTPMAQSHRLKKSPSTDSKMIKTEKALLEYMGDDPSKLPVNQYQQSNGAHLSIAGGLSNVKILSKPKDSREMNGPENSVVQPSAQLTVGNGGSLDRPSMMSPQNSGPANGRPTAAVYPSRR